The Helicoverpa zea isolate HzStark_Cry1AcR chromosome 4, ilHelZeax1.1, whole genome shotgun sequence genome segment aGAATTACCTTTTGTAACATCATAAGATAATTTCCCTTCTTGCTTGTATAGAACAAATGCATATCTGTGATACCCAGTGCCTTTCAGAGGTATGGGGCGCAAGTAATCCACAATTGTATCACCTTTCTCTACAGCATTACCAGGGATGTTGGCCACTAGCCAGTGCACATACTCTTTGTTGCTTTCTGTTAAATGACCATCTAAGCTTGTAAGAGCCAGTGTCCACAGAGTACTATCATCACTTTCATAGTTAACAATAGGATACTCTAGAGCTTCTGCTGGTTTTATTTCATTACCAGTATAAACAGGAAGATAAGAACCATTTTTCAGATCATACAAtacttccaaattcaaatatggAACAAAGTATCCTTCTCCATATAAATGTTCAAATACACCATAGTGATCAGCAATTTGTTTCTTATGCTGGGGACCCAATGTGTTGAGCCATTCCTTCTTTGCTTCATTTAAATCAATTTCCAATTTGTTATTGCGTGCCAGCTGCTCCAGCTCCTTGTCTGCCTTATTTTTCTTAAGATGATCTAACCTTGATATGCGTTTACCCTCTGTTGATTTTCTGGAATGGGttataattgttattgttatttattttcaagttaaGAAAGCATTgctttacaaaattgttttatgtCTGAGACTGTTCAATTCAGGAACGCGTTATAAAATAAAGGAACATGTTGAAATGAAATGGGTTCATAGTGGTTTGTTGTAACTATTTTTACCAAACAGTTAAAAGATACCAAATAGGAATCAAAAGGGTAAATTTAATTTCGAAAAATAATTGCAATGTATTTCTTACTTCGCTCGGGGTAAACCAATATCAATTCTTGTTGTATACAATTCATCTTTATAGTTAAGTTCGTCCAACCGCTCCTTTATAGTGCGGCAGAAAATGGGAGCTTTGCCTCTTATTCTATGTGCACATCTTATCTGTTGTAATTGTAAGTTGGCTGTCAAAGCCCCACGAAGTGTATTTAACATTTTTCTTTTAGAAATACACTTTAAATCGAAAGCTTCTTATTTTTGGATGCTAGCTAAATCACATTGAGGTTATCTAAAATGACATAATGTTATATGACGGAAGACAGATTGTCACTTGAGAGTTTTTTTGTTGCCAGTTTACTTCAACGTATACCTTTATTGGTTGTTGGATACAACGCAGCATCATCGCAGGTCTAATTGaacaaagattttttgtttaccCTACCAAGTACCAGCCCACGCGCTTAATGTAATGCCTAATTTGAATACTTAAACTTATTTGACTTTATAACTGATATAGATGGAGTAGGtactattttaaatgttttttttttaatctaaatgAATACTATCactattattaataatacttttattattaatttatttattaattattatttcgatTGACCCTGATCCTAAGGAAACAGACTCCCGCTACTATATAGCAACAATAGCAACTCTCTCCGGCCATTTTGGAGGTATTCTGTGTcctatatagttatcggcacggatattgagctctcggcggaagagtggggatcgctttgcgcactgtacacataaggcaataaaccaataaatcgcttctgcgcaggtgaaggtcagggctcaatatccgtgccaatAACTGTACAGACCTACCTCGCCTTCTCGCCTCGCCGTGTAGTTAAATTTGAtttcaatcggttcagccgGTTACCGTCAAAGCACATCAAATACGCAGTGCAGCAACCCaatgtcaaaatattataaaatataaacgtaaattcaaaaaattttatataaaataataatttcttatGAATCTTTTCGCCTACAAGTAGTTTCCGTAAAAGCGTATTCACTTGGATTGTTCCTGGTAGGTTTAATACCTATCTATGCATTTATCCGGGTAGTGGTAAGTACCTACGCAAGTCGATAAAGTataagttcaaaaatatttttatgtaaatgttttcTGGTAGGTACACTTTTTTCTTACGTATGCTGGCAATATGaaataaatcgattatttgtacagtcaaaacaaaacaataagtataaaatataggtataatacACACATTCATGAGATGATCAcaatttttaaccgacatcTTAAAAAGGGGGAAGTTTTGAATTCGGatgtttatatgtttttttcatGACTTTCCGCACATAATCCAGCTTCCAGCCGAtctgaacaattttttttgttctaaccGCTAACCGGTACACTCCCCaaattttaatgatttaatCCCTGAGAAATAGAGGCCATCTCTCGAAAAATATATTCACGCATCGGGTAAAAATTGACAGTGATTTGATATAGAGTTGACTTGATGATGCAGACTACAGAGTGTCGagggcttattttatttattcgtatttataaGAACTTTGCATTAGGTAATATGTGTTATGAGAACTATTGAAGTAATTAAGTGTAGTTATTTACAAATGGATGATGGATGATAAATGATTTTGGACTAAAAGCCTAAAATGctgaaaattaaaaaccaaAAGATGTTAAGAAGTGCGTAGGTACTTAACATCTTTTTACCATTACTACCTACCATTTTTTTTGGGTTCCTTATATAGTCCGATATTACTATTGTCTTTTATACAGGTAGGTAGTAGAATCTGAACTAGGCATAATacagttttcataaaattgtataaatgcGTAAGCAAATCTAGTAAGTTTAGGAATTTAAATACCTAACTGAATTAGGTTAATATCTATAATTCAACATCAAGCTATTTTAGAAAACTGTAGGTAGATATAGACCTCTAGCAATATTTTAAACTGCACTAAGTTATTAGAAAACGAATGTTTCTAAGTTATGGAATCATTCTCGCAATAATTTACAACAGAAAACTTATGTGAACCTTTTATTAAGAGAGTCTACGTAAGTAGGTATTCATGATATCAAATGGTCAAGAAATATTCGATAAAAGCCTTGGTAAACATTTCGATTCACGTCGATTGTGATTGAGGAAGAGCAAGACGACATTACCTATATATTGTGCACGTAATATTTTTGACGAGCGAGCTGCGTTTGAACGAGGCATCAATGAACGAACTGACTGTGTCGCCTGTGTCGGTCGAGTGAGTTATCAAGTAACTGGCTGGTTGTGAGTCGTGAGATGTGACTAGCCCGATACAGCTTTTATAAACGAAAACCGTATAATCAATACTTATTTTGTTTCCGTGATAATTAATACTACTTACGTTTTGTCTTCAAGGAAATCAGCAATGATATTATCTTGTGTTTAAAACTGTGCGTATATCTCAAAATGCGgtgtaaatataaaatggcAGTGTTATAGTGTATTTTACTATCTCAACATTTTAGGAGCCATTTACACATGGTGAAAAGTCACGTAGACTTTTACTTCAAGTGAAATGTTTTACTATCGTGAAATTCAATTATTGGGTTAATAGTGTGGCTTTATTTTGTCAACAAAAATGGATAGCAAAAATATACAGAAAAATGCCATGCATAAAAGTGCAGAATTCACTTTCACTCCACCACCCGAAGCGCCTGTGTTTGAACCTACGCCCGAAGAATTCTTGGAtccactcggatatatagcaaAAATTCGTCCTGTTGCAGAAAAAACAGGCATCTGTAAAATAAAGCCTCCGTCACGCTGGCAGCCACCTTTTTCTTTAGACGTGGACAAATTGAAATTTGTTCCTAGGATACAGAAAGTGAACGAGTTGGAAGCCATAACGCGTCTAAAACTTTTGTTTCTCGAGAAGATTTTAAAGTTTTGGGAACTTCAAGGATCGCCATTGAAAATACCCATGATTGAAAATAAAACCTTAGATTTGTACTGTCTCAAATTTTGGGTTGATGAAGAAGGTGGTTTTGAAGCCTGCAATAGTCCCAAAAAATGGCGTAAGATTGCTAATGCCATGGGTTACAGTCAACACACTAGTTCTATGAATTTTCTAAGGAGCAATTATGAAAAAATTTTGCTTCCCtatgaaatatttgaaaaaagtaAAGCTGATATATTAAAAACTGTGAAGAAGTCTGAGCCCAAATTTGAAGTAAAAGAAGATGAAGTTGGGAAGCCACAGATTATTGAAGTACCAATAGAACGAATAACAAAGATCAAAGTAGACTTAGATTTTGATGAAGATAAGCCTCACacaagtattaaaaaaactaagacAGGGTCTGATATCAAACCTGATGTTGATAGCTTAAAGAACAAAGTTGAGACTGAAGAGGTAAAACGCAACAGAGAGCTACGAAGATTAGCCTGTTATGGACCAGGGCCCAAAATGCCTGGTCTTAATGATGAAGAGTTTGATATTACAAAGTCGAGGAAGAGGCCCCGCTATGATCTGGATCCTCTTGCTGTTTACCAATGTGCAATATGCCAAAAAGATCACAGGGATGACTTGCTATTAATTTGCAATGGTTGTTCTGACACTTATCATACATTTTGTTTAAGACCTCCATTGAATGCAGTACCTGATGGAGATTGGCGTTGCCCTTGTTGCATAGCTGAGGAGGTCCATAAACCAGCAGAAGCATTTGGGTTTGCTCAGGCAGAAAGAGAATACACATTACAACAATTTGGAGAAATGGCAGATAAATTTAAATCAGACTATTTTGCTATGTCTGGCCATTTAGTTCCAACAACAGTGGCTGAAAAGGAATTTTGGAGGATTATTTCATCAGTGGAAGAAGATGTAACAGTAGAATATGGTGCAGACCTTCACTCAATGGATCATGGATCTGGTTTTCCAACAAAATCTTCACTCAATCTTTATCCTGGTGATCAAGAATATGTAGATTCAGGGTGGAACTTAAATAATTTACCAGTACTAGATGGTTCTGTTTTAAGATTTATTAATGCTGACATATCTGGGATGACTGTACCTTGGATGTATGTTGGTATGTGCTTTTCAGCATTTTGCTGGCATAATGAAGACCACTGGAgctattcaataaattatttgcattgGGGTGAGGCTAAAACCTGGTACGGCGTACCAGGCAGTGGTGCTGAATTGTTGGAAAATGCCATGAAAGCAGCAGCACCTGATCTCTTCAAATCACAACCAGATTTATTGCACCAGCTTGTAACGATCATGAACCCAAATATTTTGATGGCGGCTGGGGTACCAATTTATAGGACTGATCAGCATGCTGGAGAATTTGTAGTCACCTTCCCCAGAGCATATCATGCTGGCTTCAACCAAGGTTATAATTTTGCTGAAGCAGTTAATTTTGCTCCACCTGATTGGCTCAAGATAGGACGAGAGTGTATAACTCACTACAAAAATCTAAAAAGGTTTTGTGTCTTTTCACATGATGAATTGATTTGCAAAATGGCTTTGGAAGGGGATAGACTAGATTTGGAGACTGCACTAGAAACACAAAAAGAATTAGTCAGAGCTACTGCAGAAGAAGGGAGTCTAAGAGCTCACATAGCAAAAAAGGGACTTAAGAGTGTTCGTAGGACTGCATTTGAGTTGCTCGGTGATGATGAACGGCTCTGTGAAGTGTGCAAAACAACATGTTTCTTATCTTCAGTATCATGTAGTGATTGTAAACACATGGTTTGTCTGCAGCATGCTGATGACTTATGCAAATGCCCTCTGGAGAAAAAGACATTAAACTATCGCTATGATATGGATGAACTGCACATTATGCTACAGACTATAGACTTTAGAGTAAATAGTTTTGATAAATGGAtgacagaaacaaaaaaaatattacttcctACTGCACCCGACATTGGGAGGCtccaaaaattaaaattgttgattGATGAAGCTGAGGAACTTAAAATACCAAAGTGTGCCCTGTTGGCGCAACTAAAAGAAGAGTATACAAAGGCAACAGAAAATGTTGAACCAATAGTTATAGAATTAGATGATGATTAAGTTAGcattattttttcctttataggtacctacaaactAATATTGATTACTATGTATATTGTGTAACTTGTAATTATGCAAGATTAAACATACTCTTGGATGTAATGTCTATCATACATTCTTATCAATTTTATGTTCTCATCACAGTAAGGCAGCTTTAAGTATTGTGCTCTGATGTTTGGTTTTTTCTCCATTATTTCTAAACTGGGTACTTATTTTTCatctttgtaaaataattatagttataaATGTGTTAATATTACATTGAAAATAAGAAGTAAATGAACATTCATTATAATGAAATGTGTAATTCTATGGCTATATAATGTATATTTGAAACCTGTGATTAGGAACTTTTACTATGTAAATATCACAGCTTTCTATTTCTTGTCATGTTACAGTAGAAATATTGTATAATTGTAGTGTTTTCCCACCGTATCATAATATATAAGATTTTGAGATAATTttagtttcaaataaattatatttgatttttattattttcttaatggTATTAGAATCTAGATTCATGATAGTTGATGGCAATGGAGCAAATAGTTGAGAACTAATTTGATATTAAAACATGTCCTCTTCATTTAGAAATGTACACTTTGGGAAGGTAAAGATGTCTTTACATTATAGTTGTGTTTATTGAATCGAAAATGTGGACCCAACACATATGTGGCCACGTGAATGTTAGTTTAAAATTGATTAGGTCGTTTATTTACTGCACAGTCTCGCTTTTACTAATGATGAATATACTGTTGCAAACCATGTACCTTCAAACACAGTAAGGATTAAATATAACATTCGGATTATAGTTGTACTATTATAGCGCCAGTTTTAACTTCAGTctataataatacctacctaacatTTTTGGAAACAAGTCTACTGATTGTatgaaaagtataaaaatatatgttttctaTTTGTTTTCAAGAAAAATAGATATTTGTAATTCTTGTTACAATTTAGGTGTGTTGATCTCAATTAGTAATCAGCATTATAAATATATGTCATCACAAAcaagctttattatttattaacctttTTGTGGAAACAAGGTTTCAAGCTATATTTATGATGTTGAGAGTACTGTCGAAATAGTTCACGCTATACACAtggaaatgttatttataagtaTGTTTGTGGGTGTGTCAGGCAAATAGGCACTGAGGTAGAATTACCTTGTTGAGTGCAACTTTTGATTAGGTAGGAactctaaaaatataatgatattTCTCTTATGTTGCCtgcatttatacatttttttgtacacccagttataggtatattttaattaatgtagtATTGATTAAAAATAGAAGATAATGTGTAAATGTATGTTTCGGAAGTAAATACCTAccgtttattataatataaaatagttgATGTTGATTGCataactggctatgaaatgtgtATAAGAGTGTGTTTATGTCTGAAAATAATTAGCCTTTAATATATACTGTAATTTACTAAgataaatatcaattttgatGTTTATATTACTTAAGTAAATATCAGTGATATTTATTGTAGTTAATTACAAGTAAGATTCACTTTAAACCTGACAATTATAAACTTGCCCATCTGATGCTCCTAGTGTGTGTAACTAATATAAATCAACTAAAAATTACTTCCTAATTTCATAATCGCTGGCCTAAAATGGCACTTATTTAAGACATTTCTGATATAATTATAACAACCTGTGTAAGGGTGCGTTTAGACTAAACGCACATTCACATTGTTTTGTGTTATTTctgtattcaatatttttaatgtaaacagACGCAGTCAATTCTGTCGCTGTTTTCTCTAAAATAATTGTATAGGCTGGGCTATATTCCCTCATTTGGTTTAAAACGCACCGTAACACAATGGATCTAAAAGAGCAACAATTTCgttaggtttatttttgtttgttttgataataaGTTCACTTATAGCGCATCA includes the following:
- the LOC124629780 gene encoding 39S ribosomal protein L38, mitochondrial, encoding MLNTLRGALTANLQLQQIRCAHRIRGKAPIFCRTIKERLDELNYKDELYTTRIDIGLPRAKKSTEGKRISRLDHLKKNKADKELEQLARNNKLEIDLNEAKKEWLNTLGPQHKKQIADHYGVFEHLYGEGYFVPYLNLEVLYDLKNGSYLPVYTGNEIKPAEALEYPIVNYESDDSTLWTLALTSLDGHLTESNKEYVHWLVANIPGNAVEKGDTIVDYLRPIPLKGTGYHRYAFVLYKQEGKLSYDVTKVTSSSPLEDRTFVTREWYQKYQDEITPAGLAFFQTNWDATVREFFHDVLQSKEPVYEYDFPKPYHRPQEWFPRRKAFNIYMDKYRDPKQINKEYLLRKLKNEDPFKTPPPPLQFPNAQPFPKNMPSWLKLHEEKIRMGWGRINEV
- the LOC124629881 gene encoding lysine-specific demethylase lid-like is translated as MDSKNIQKNAMHKSAEFTFTPPPEAPVFEPTPEEFLDPLGYIAKIRPVAEKTGICKIKPPSRWQPPFSLDVDKLKFVPRIQKVNELEAITRLKLLFLEKILKFWELQGSPLKIPMIENKTLDLYCLKFWVDEEGGFEACNSPKKWRKIANAMGYSQHTSSMNFLRSNYEKILLPYEIFEKSKADILKTVKKSEPKFEVKEDEVGKPQIIEVPIERITKIKVDLDFDEDKPHTSIKKTKTGSDIKPDVDSLKNKVETEEVKRNRELRRLACYGPGPKMPGLNDEEFDITKSRKRPRYDLDPLAVYQCAICQKDHRDDLLLICNGCSDTYHTFCLRPPLNAVPDGDWRCPCCIAEEVHKPAEAFGFAQAEREYTLQQFGEMADKFKSDYFAMSGHLVPTTVAEKEFWRIISSVEEDVTVEYGADLHSMDHGSGFPTKSSLNLYPGDQEYVDSGWNLNNLPVLDGSVLRFINADISGMTVPWMYVGMCFSAFCWHNEDHWSYSINYLHWGEAKTWYGVPGSGAELLENAMKAAAPDLFKSQPDLLHQLVTIMNPNILMAAGVPIYRTDQHAGEFVVTFPRAYHAGFNQGYNFAEAVNFAPPDWLKIGRECITHYKNLKRFCVFSHDELICKMALEGDRLDLETALETQKELVRATAEEGSLRAHIAKKGLKSVRRTAFELLGDDERLCEVCKTTCFLSSVSCSDCKHMVCLQHADDLCKCPLEKKTLNYRYDMDELHIMLQTIDFRVNSFDKWMTETKKILLPTAPDIGRLQKLKLLIDEAEELKIPKCALLAQLKEEYTKATENVEPIVIELDDD